Proteins encoded within one genomic window of Alcanivorax sp. REN37:
- a CDS encoding carboxyl transferase domain-containing protein, with translation MTKIVSSVSVNGPEFQANRTHNLALRDDLLARLATIADGGGAAAQERLRQRGKLPVRERIERLLDSGSPFLEVGAFAAHEVYDEAVPAAGVVAGIGRVQGIECMIVANDPTVKGGSYYPLTVKKHLRAQTIAAENRLPCIYLVDSGGANLPRQDEVFPDREHFGRIFFNQANMSARGIPQIAVVMGSCTAGGAYVPAMADETIMVKNQGTIFLAGPPLVKAATGEDVTAEELGGAALHCEQSGVADHMADDELHALSLARQAVARLNRIKRVEQDLREPVAPAYDVNELYGLIPANPRQPMPARELIARIVDNSELDEFKARYGTTLVTGFARIHGMPVGIIANDGVLFSEAAQKGAHFVELCCQRNIPLVFLQNITGFMVGKKYEAEGIAKHGAKMVTAVSCAQVPKFTVVVGGSFGAGNYGMCGRAYDPRFMFMWPNARIGVMGGEQAASVLTQIKAASLEKQGKQWDADESAAFQQDMVGLYERMAHPYYASARLWDDGIIDPASTRDVLGLALSASLNAPIEPTRFGVFRM, from the coding sequence ATGACCAAGATTGTTTCTTCGGTGTCGGTGAACGGGCCTGAGTTTCAGGCCAACCGCACCCATAACCTGGCGCTGCGCGACGACCTGCTGGCGCGGCTCGCCACTATCGCTGACGGCGGCGGTGCTGCCGCCCAAGAACGCCTGCGCCAACGCGGCAAACTGCCGGTGCGCGAGCGTATCGAGCGGCTGCTGGACAGCGGCAGTCCGTTCCTGGAAGTGGGCGCTTTTGCCGCCCACGAGGTGTACGACGAAGCGGTGCCGGCTGCCGGCGTGGTGGCCGGCATCGGGCGCGTGCAAGGCATCGAGTGCATGATCGTCGCCAACGATCCCACCGTAAAAGGCGGCAGCTACTACCCGCTGACGGTGAAAAAACACCTGCGTGCACAAACCATCGCCGCCGAGAACCGCCTGCCCTGCATCTATTTGGTGGACTCCGGCGGCGCCAACCTGCCGCGCCAAGACGAAGTGTTCCCCGATCGTGAGCACTTCGGTCGCATCTTCTTCAACCAAGCCAACATGTCCGCCCGTGGCATCCCGCAAATCGCGGTGGTGATGGGCAGCTGCACCGCCGGCGGCGCCTATGTGCCGGCGATGGCCGACGAAACCATCATGGTGAAGAACCAGGGCACCATTTTTCTCGCTGGCCCGCCGCTGGTGAAAGCGGCCACCGGTGAGGACGTGACCGCTGAAGAACTCGGTGGCGCCGCGCTGCACTGCGAGCAATCCGGCGTGGCGGACCACATGGCCGACGACGAGCTGCATGCGCTGTCGCTGGCACGCCAAGCCGTGGCGCGGCTGAACCGCATCAAGCGCGTGGAGCAAGACCTGCGTGAGCCGGTCGCACCGGCCTACGACGTCAACGAACTCTACGGCCTGATACCGGCCAACCCGCGTCAGCCGATGCCGGCGCGCGAATTGATCGCGCGTATCGTCGACAACTCCGAACTGGACGAATTCAAGGCCCGTTACGGCACCACGCTGGTGACCGGCTTTGCCCGGATCCATGGCATGCCAGTGGGCATCATTGCCAACGACGGCGTGCTGTTCTCGGAAGCGGCGCAAAAAGGCGCCCACTTCGTGGAACTGTGCTGCCAGCGCAACATCCCGCTGGTGTTCCTGCAGAACATCACCGGCTTCATGGTCGGCAAGAAATACGAAGCCGAAGGCATTGCCAAGCACGGCGCCAAAATGGTGACCGCGGTGTCCTGCGCCCAGGTGCCGAAATTCACCGTGGTGGTGGGCGGCAGCTTCGGCGCCGGCAACTACGGCATGTGCGGCCGCGCCTACGATCCGCGCTTCATGTTCATGTGGCCCAACGCCCGCATCGGTGTGATGGGTGGCGAGCAGGCGGCCAGTGTGCTGACCCAAATCAAAGCGGCCTCGCTGGAAAAACAGGGCAAGCAATGGGATGCCGACGAATCCGCTGCTTTCCAGCAAGACATGGTCGGCCTCTACGAGCGCATGGCGCACCCCTATTACGCCAGCGCACGGCTGTGGGACGACGGCATCATCGATCCGGCCAGCACCCGTGATGTGCTCGGCCTGGCGCTGTCGGCCAGCCTCAACGCCCCGATCGAACCGACGCGCTTCGGCGTGTTCCGCATGTGA
- a CDS encoding isovaleryl-CoA dehydrogenase → MTFPSLKFDFDDTLTALQDMVRQFAAKEIAPLAADIDRDNQFPMHLWPRLGELGLLGITVSEEYGGSNLGYLAHTLVMEEISRASASVGLSYGAHSNLCVNQISLNGTAEQKAKYLPKLVSGEHVGALAMSEPGAGSDVVSMTLRADKRGDHYVLNGNKMWITNGPDASTYVIYAKTAPDAGPRGITAFIVERDFPGFSRAQKLDKLGMRGSNTCELVFEDCAVPEANILGRLNEGVKVLMSGLDYERTVLAGGCTGLMQAAMDVVVPYVHERKQFGQAIGEFQLMQGKLADMYVTMNASRAYLYAVARACDRGETSRKDAAGAILFCAENATQLALDAIQCLGGNGYINEYPTGRLLRDAKLYEIGAGTSEIRRMLIGRELFKETA, encoded by the coding sequence ATGACGTTCCCGAGCCTCAAATTCGATTTCGATGACACTTTGACTGCGCTGCAGGACATGGTGCGCCAGTTCGCCGCCAAGGAAATCGCCCCGCTGGCAGCCGATATCGATCGCGACAACCAGTTTCCGATGCACCTGTGGCCGCGTCTCGGCGAACTGGGCCTGCTCGGCATCACCGTGAGCGAGGAATACGGCGGCTCTAACCTGGGCTACTTGGCTCACACCTTGGTGATGGAAGAAATCTCCCGTGCCTCGGCCTCGGTCGGCCTGTCTTACGGCGCTCACTCCAACCTGTGCGTCAACCAGATTTCCCTCAACGGTACTGCTGAGCAGAAAGCCAAATACCTGCCCAAGCTGGTCAGCGGCGAGCACGTCGGCGCGTTGGCGATGAGTGAGCCGGGAGCCGGTTCCGACGTGGTCAGCATGACCTTGCGTGCCGACAAGCGCGGCGACCACTATGTGCTCAACGGCAACAAGATGTGGATCACCAACGGCCCCGACGCCAGCACCTATGTGATCTACGCCAAGACCGCTCCCGATGCCGGCCCGCGCGGCATTACCGCATTCATTGTTGAGCGCGACTTCCCTGGTTTTTCCCGTGCCCAGAAGCTCGACAAGCTCGGCATGCGCGGCTCCAACACCTGTGAATTGGTGTTCGAGGACTGCGCGGTGCCGGAAGCCAACATCCTCGGCCGCCTCAATGAAGGCGTGAAAGTGCTGATGAGCGGCCTCGATTACGAGCGCACCGTGCTGGCTGGCGGCTGCACCGGCCTGATGCAGGCGGCCATGGATGTGGTGGTGCCCTATGTGCACGAGCGCAAGCAATTTGGCCAAGCGATCGGCGAATTCCAGCTAATGCAAGGCAAGCTGGCCGACATGTACGTGACCATGAACGCCAGCCGCGCCTACCTCTACGCGGTGGCGCGTGCCTGCGATCGCGGCGAAACCAGCCGCAAAGACGCCGCCGGCGCCATCCTGTTCTGCGCCGAAAACGCCACCCAGCTGGCGCTGGACGCGATCCAGTGCTTGGGCGGCAACGGCTACATCAACGAATACCCCACCGGCCGTCTGCTGCGTGACGCCAAGCTCTACGAGATCGGCGCCGGCACCAGCGAGATCCGCCGCATGCTGATCGGCCGCGAACTGTTCAAAGAAACCGCCTGA
- a CDS encoding MerR family transcriptional regulator, with protein MSTSLQSDKRTAGKTYSIGELARELDVTTRTIRFYEDMGLLMPQRRGQTRIYSPADRVKLKLILRGKRLGFSLNESRELIELYNPSTDNNVKQLQALLDKIDEKRAQLRQQLHDIEVMQLELDEAERRCKASMKDIRAAE; from the coding sequence ATGAGCACATCACTGCAATCCGACAAACGCACGGCGGGTAAGACTTACAGCATCGGTGAATTGGCCCGCGAGCTGGACGTCACCACCCGCACCATCCGGTTCTACGAGGACATGGGGCTGCTGATGCCGCAGCGCCGCGGCCAGACGCGCATCTACAGCCCCGCCGACCGGGTCAAGCTGAAGCTGATCCTGCGCGGCAAGCGGCTCGGCTTCTCGCTTAACGAAAGCCGCGAATTGATCGAGCTGTACAACCCGAGCACCGACAACAACGTCAAGCAGCTGCAAGCACTGCTGGACAAAATCGACGAAAAACGCGCGCAGCTGCGTCAGCAACTGCACGACATTGAAGTAATGCAACTGGAGCTGGATGAAGCCGAGCGCCGCTGTAAAGCGAGCATGAAAGACATCCGCGCCGCTGAATAA
- a CDS encoding response regulator, which translates to MGRPAAVSKDRKVLRRIDLGAARASLVGQLAAVLVYALVAYSGHLYADFEGMTLALGVLLLVVTAYRLLIAARFDSLHASGPARWRKLFGLGLLAHAAVWGTLLCVVTIHYGVSFNFFAVALYNVGVSTALSSAWMSGLAVRQLYLLIMLVPGIAALMWLREPQALLLAGLLGVFLIFLYRMFGQLHDTFWHALARERRPQRDEEEAPAPQRQSAAVQLGVVHRLAHELRTPLNSMLGMLTLIRETELTDEQQEYQLVADQSGRLLLSLIDDVLDYSRILTGRLVLNPDFFDLRAALEQSLDAYGNIAQDHDVELTGALARDLPRRVRGDRERLMQVLNNLLSNAIKFSTSGEIRLDVSFDMRSERGGTLLCSVSDQGVGMSESTLATLFEDELLGPDADPFAVRKGGFGLLVCKGLVERMNGRIGVESQLGAGSRFWFEVPLDAQPDLGERGDLRRALRDEPVLVVGSASGTAAVLQEELGFFDAHVDAVEGYEDALSRMRDAHREHRDYSLVIIDTYGRRESALNLCRAVQADENLAASRLLLAADIDERANPGLQQLVQQSDMLVVTKPLYRTAIRTTLAAIYGLDTPVVDDFQYQETDEDRARRRRYRLLIVEDNAVNQQVASLFLDHLGYQAKAAPDAESALALLADEHFDLVLMDCVLPGMDGFELTRRIRAWEREQWAQRQAATPVSMPHREQRMPIIALTAATVEGVQARCLAAGMDDFLAKPVRLEELETVLMHWLPSTPSAPTLEVLP; encoded by the coding sequence ATGGGCCGTCCTGCCGCGGTCAGCAAGGACCGCAAAGTTCTTCGGCGAATTGATCTGGGCGCCGCGCGTGCTTCCCTGGTCGGCCAGTTGGCCGCCGTGCTGGTGTATGCATTGGTGGCGTATTCCGGCCATTTGTATGCCGATTTTGAAGGCATGACACTGGCGTTGGGCGTACTGCTGTTGGTGGTGACCGCCTACCGGCTGCTGATCGCCGCCCGCTTTGACAGCTTGCATGCGTCTGGCCCGGCGCGCTGGCGCAAACTGTTCGGTCTCGGTCTGCTGGCGCACGCGGCGGTATGGGGCACGCTGCTGTGCGTGGTCACCATCCACTACGGTGTCAGCTTCAATTTCTTCGCGGTGGCGCTCTACAACGTCGGCGTCAGCACCGCGCTGTCCAGCGCCTGGATGTCTGGTTTGGCGGTGCGCCAACTGTACCTGCTGATCATGCTGGTGCCCGGTATCGCCGCGCTGATGTGGCTGCGTGAGCCGCAGGCGCTGCTGCTGGCAGGTTTGCTCGGTGTGTTCCTGATTTTCCTGTACCGCATGTTCGGCCAGCTGCATGACACCTTCTGGCACGCGCTGGCGCGCGAACGCCGTCCGCAGCGTGATGAGGAGGAGGCGCCGGCCCCGCAGCGCCAGAGCGCCGCGGTGCAGTTGGGCGTGGTACACCGGTTGGCCCATGAGCTGCGCACGCCACTGAACAGCATGCTCGGCATGCTGACGCTGATCCGCGAAACCGAACTCACCGACGAGCAGCAGGAGTACCAGCTGGTGGCCGATCAATCGGGTCGCCTGCTGCTGTCCTTGATTGACGATGTGCTCGATTACAGCCGCATCCTCACCGGCCGGCTGGTGCTGAATCCGGATTTCTTTGACCTGCGCGCTGCGCTGGAACAGTCGCTGGATGCCTACGGCAACATCGCCCAAGACCACGATGTGGAATTGACCGGCGCCCTGGCCCGCGATCTGCCGCGCCGGGTGCGCGGTGACCGCGAACGGCTGATGCAGGTGCTGAACAACCTGCTCAGCAATGCCATCAAGTTTTCCACGTCCGGTGAGATCCGTCTGGATGTCAGTTTCGACATGCGCAGCGAACGCGGCGGCACGCTGCTGTGCAGCGTCAGCGACCAAGGCGTGGGGATGTCGGAGTCCACCTTGGCGACCCTGTTCGAGGACGAACTGTTGGGCCCAGATGCCGACCCCTTTGCAGTGCGCAAGGGCGGGTTTGGGCTGCTGGTGTGCAAAGGGTTGGTGGAGCGTATGAACGGTCGCATTGGCGTTGAGTCCCAGCTCGGTGCCGGCAGTCGTTTCTGGTTCGAGGTGCCGCTGGACGCCCAGCCAGACCTCGGCGAACGTGGCGATTTGCGCCGCGCGCTGCGCGATGAGCCGGTACTGGTGGTGGGCAGCGCTTCGGGCACCGCGGCGGTGCTGCAGGAGGAGCTTGGCTTCTTCGACGCCCATGTGGATGCGGTGGAGGGCTACGAGGACGCGTTGTCGCGTATGCGCGATGCCCATCGCGAGCATCGCGATTACAGCTTGGTCATCATCGACACCTACGGTCGCCGGGAGAGTGCGCTGAATCTGTGCCGCGCGGTGCAGGCGGATGAAAACCTGGCGGCATCCCGATTGCTGCTGGCGGCTGACATCGATGAGCGTGCCAATCCCGGCTTGCAGCAGTTGGTGCAGCAGAGCGACATGCTGGTGGTCACCAAGCCGCTGTACCGTACCGCCATCCGCACCACCTTGGCCGCCATTTATGGGCTCGATACGCCGGTGGTGGATGACTTCCAATATCAGGAAACCGACGAAGACCGTGCCCGGCGGCGCCGCTATCGGCTGCTGATCGTCGAGGACAACGCCGTCAACCAGCAGGTGGCGTCATTGTTCCTTGACCATCTCGGTTACCAAGCCAAAGCCGCGCCGGACGCTGAATCAGCTCTAGCGCTGCTGGCCGACGAACATTTCGACTTGGTGCTGATGGATTGCGTGCTGCCGGGCATGGACGGCTTTGAGCTGACCCGCCGCATCCGCGCTTGGGAGCGCGAGCAATGGGCGCAGCGCCAAGCTGCCACGCCGGTGTCGATGCCGCATCGCGAACAGCGCATGCCGATCATCGCGCTCACCGCCGCCACCGTGGAAGGGGTGCAGGCGCGTTGCCTCGCCGCGGGTATGGACGATTTCCTTGCCAAGCCGGTGCGGCTGGAAGAGCTGGAAACGGTGTTGATGCATTGGCTGCCATCGACACCATCGGCGCCGACCTTGGAGGTATTGCCATGA
- a CDS encoding NAD(P)H-binding protein — MSSVLLLGATGLVGQAALQELLASGHWDQVRVLARRPAPFAHPRLQWVEHDLRPETPLPESFLAVDCALCCLGTTLRDAGSRAAFRAVDHDLIVRLACAIRAAGTPDWLMVSSSNASANSMFFYPRVKAETEAAVRALAWSSLVLARPSLLLGERSQRRTGEAVAGRLMGAIEPLLGARTPSWRAIKADCVGQALAVAAARRQPGEDILYYRQLTELAACSVTK, encoded by the coding sequence ATGAGCAGCGTGCTATTGCTCGGTGCCACCGGTTTGGTGGGGCAGGCTGCGTTGCAGGAATTGCTCGCTAGTGGCCACTGGGACCAAGTGCGCGTGCTGGCGCGTCGGCCGGCGCCGTTTGCACATCCGCGGCTGCAATGGGTGGAGCATGACTTGCGCCCGGAGACACCGCTGCCGGAATCGTTCTTAGCGGTGGACTGTGCACTCTGCTGCCTGGGTACCACGTTGCGCGACGCCGGCTCCCGTGCTGCCTTTCGGGCAGTGGACCATGATTTGATCGTGCGTTTGGCCTGCGCGATACGCGCCGCCGGCACGCCGGATTGGCTGATGGTGTCGTCCAGCAACGCCAGCGCTAACTCCATGTTTTTCTATCCGCGCGTGAAGGCGGAAACCGAGGCCGCAGTGCGGGCCTTGGCGTGGTCGTCGCTGGTGTTGGCGCGGCCGTCGCTGCTGCTCGGTGAGCGCAGTCAGCGTCGTACTGGCGAAGCGGTGGCCGGTCGGCTGATGGGCGCTATCGAACCACTGCTTGGCGCACGTACGCCGTCTTGGCGTGCGATCAAGGCGGATTGCGTCGGCCAGGCGTTGGCGGTGGCTGCCGCCCGTCGACAGCCGGGCGAGGACATCCTTTATTACCGCCAGCTCACCGAGCTGGCGGCCTGTTCAGTAACCAAGTAA
- the rraA gene encoding ribonuclease E activity regulator RraA: MEFVTCDLSDANEGSVAVVTGLHWRQFGGRHCFSGQIDTVKCHEDNSRVKERLATPGAGKVLVVDGGGSLRNALIGDMIAESAVKNGWSGVIIHGACRDVDALAGLDLGVMALGCVPIKSVRRDEGQLNIPVVFGGVTFTPGQWVYVDNNGIIVADQALV; encoded by the coding sequence GTGGAATTTGTGACCTGCGATCTGAGCGATGCCAACGAAGGCAGCGTGGCGGTGGTAACCGGCCTGCACTGGCGCCAATTTGGCGGCCGTCACTGTTTTTCCGGTCAGATCGATACCGTCAAATGCCATGAGGACAACTCGCGGGTGAAAGAGCGCCTGGCGACTCCCGGCGCCGGCAAAGTGCTGGTGGTGGACGGTGGCGGTTCGCTGCGCAATGCCCTGATCGGCGACATGATCGCTGAGAGCGCGGTGAAGAACGGCTGGAGTGGGGTGATCATCCACGGCGCGTGCCGCGATGTGGATGCCTTGGCAGGCCTGGATCTGGGCGTGATGGCGCTCGGTTGCGTACCGATTAAAAGCGTGCGCCGCGACGAGGGTCAGTTGAACATCCCGGTGGTGTTCGGTGGGGTGACGTTCACGCCGGGGCAGTGGGTGTATGTCGACAACAACGGCATTATCGTGGCGGATCAAGCGCTGGTGTAA
- a CDS encoding DUF805 domain-containing protein, which yields MQQPSFLCASRIGRLRLLLYLMLTVLVGHAAILLILAGHGLLTGGSAPTASVWNVVLMCYAAQLGYAVVLVMRRLHDLNLSAWWLLLLLIPVFNLTLLAALLAMGGNSYDNRYGHMPAPNGKLTLAVVPVVLVAVTGFSALILSETVRSEAEAPTQVHAGR from the coding sequence ATGCAGCAGCCCAGCTTTCTCTGCGCGAGCCGTATTGGCCGCCTACGCTTGCTGCTCTATCTGATGCTGACGGTGCTGGTGGGGCATGCGGCGATCTTGCTGATTCTGGCTGGCCACGGCCTGCTCACCGGCGGCAGTGCGCCGACCGCATCGGTGTGGAACGTGGTGCTGATGTGCTACGCCGCCCAGCTCGGTTACGCGGTAGTGCTGGTAATGCGGCGCCTGCATGACCTGAACTTGTCCGCCTGGTGGCTATTGCTGCTACTGATTCCGGTGTTCAACCTGACGTTGCTGGCGGCACTGCTGGCGATGGGCGGTAACAGCTACGACAATCGCTACGGCCATATGCCGGCGCCAAATGGCAAACTTACGCTGGCCGTGGTGCCGGTGGTGTTGGTCGCCGTCACCGGCTTTTCGGCACTGATCTTGTCAGAAACCGTACGCAGTGAAGCCGAAGCGCCGACGCAGGTGCACGCAGGCCGTTGA
- a CDS encoding malate dehydrogenase: MKAPVRVAVTGAAGQISYSLLFRIAAGDMLGKDQPVILQLLEITPALEALKGVAMELDDCAFPLLAGIVQSDDPKVAFKDADYALLVGARPRGPGMERKDLLEANAAIFSVQGKAINEVASRDIKVLVVGNPANTNALIAQRNAPDINPRQFTAMTRLDHNRGMAQLAEKLGKTVNDVKKMTIWGNHSSTQYPDLHHTLVDGKIAVDQIDADWYANSYIPDVQQRGAAIIKARGASSAASAANAAIDHMRSWALGTAEGDWVSMGIYSDGSYGIQEGLIYSFPCVCKNGDWEIVQGLDVNDFSRARMQATEQELAEERDAVQHLLP; encoded by the coding sequence ATGAAAGCACCCGTTCGCGTCGCGGTCACCGGTGCCGCAGGCCAGATCAGCTACTCCCTGCTGTTCCGCATCGCTGCCGGCGACATGCTCGGCAAAGACCAGCCCGTGATTCTGCAACTTCTGGAAATCACCCCGGCTCTGGAAGCGCTCAAGGGCGTGGCCATGGAGCTGGACGACTGCGCGTTCCCGCTGCTGGCGGGTATCGTTCAGAGTGACGACCCGAAGGTGGCTTTCAAGGACGCTGACTACGCTCTGCTGGTTGGCGCCCGTCCGCGCGGCCCGGGCATGGAGCGCAAGGACTTGCTGGAAGCCAACGCCGCGATCTTCTCCGTTCAGGGCAAGGCGATCAACGAAGTAGCCAGCCGTGACATCAAAGTGCTGGTGGTCGGCAACCCGGCCAACACCAACGCCTTGATCGCCCAGCGCAACGCGCCGGACATCAACCCGCGCCAATTCACCGCCATGACCCGCCTCGACCACAACCGTGGCATGGCACAGCTGGCCGAGAAACTGGGCAAGACCGTCAACGACGTGAAGAAAATGACGATCTGGGGCAACCACTCCTCCACCCAGTACCCGGACCTGCACCACACCTTGGTGGACGGTAAAATCGCCGTCGACCAGATCGATGCTGACTGGTACGCCAACAGCTACATCCCTGATGTACAGCAGCGCGGCGCCGCCATCATCAAAGCCCGTGGCGCCTCCTCTGCGGCCTCTGCTGCCAACGCGGCCATTGACCACATGCGCTCCTGGGCGCTGGGCACCGCCGAAGGCGACTGGGTGTCCATGGGCATCTACAGCGACGGCTCCTATGGCATCCAGGAAGGTCTGATCTACTCCTTCCCGTGCGTGTGCAAAAACGGTGACTGGGAAATCGTCCAAGGCTTGGATGTGAACGACTTCTCCCGCGCCCGCATGCAAGCGACCGAGCAGGAGCTGGCCGAAGAACGCGATGCGGTACAGCACCTGCTGCCCTGA
- a CDS encoding carboxylesterase/lipase family protein has product MSQVQLSCGVIEGLRRDDGVTEFRGVPYAAAPVGALRFRAPQPVSAWQGVRRADRYPAAAWQEASAMLGEPIGDDCLALNIWVPYGDGPFPVMVWLHGGGYTSGSPSQLLYHGANLARSQNVIVVNVGYRLGVWGYGWFRHRIPDADSNLGLRDQIAALGWVQEHIAAFGGAADQVTLFGESAGGFSVATLLAVPSARSLFHRAVVQSGAADMVVSPEEAQRVTELVLAANPALLDDLEHAPAAEFVRAQRAAMKEPVARAMSDRVPQYGMPFLPAVDGELLPEPPLQAIARGVARDKWLLAGACRDEYHLFVYAPPYNGGKSMDALREVDDSSLQSRFERLLPQHHQQAWQLYSEHVDVDPARSRLDIFSAMESDRLFRVPTRRLLDAHAAAGGQSWGYLFTWPTTLMGVPLGTPHVVDVPFVFDNTESPLGRLFTGGGPGAAALAQQVASVWGGLARGEMPPWPAWQAGHDAPHYFGPDGNGEPLLRTAYEPLWQDALPPPTEESS; this is encoded by the coding sequence ATGAGCCAGGTGCAGTTGTCCTGTGGAGTGATTGAAGGCTTGCGTCGCGATGACGGCGTCACGGAATTCCGTGGCGTACCCTACGCCGCAGCCCCGGTGGGGGCGCTGCGGTTCCGGGCGCCGCAGCCGGTGTCGGCGTGGCAGGGCGTGCGCCGCGCCGACCGCTATCCGGCGGCCGCCTGGCAGGAAGCCAGCGCCATGCTCGGCGAGCCGATTGGCGACGACTGTCTGGCGCTGAATATTTGGGTGCCGTACGGCGACGGCCCATTCCCGGTGATGGTGTGGCTGCATGGCGGTGGCTACACCTCCGGCTCGCCGTCGCAACTGCTGTACCACGGCGCCAACCTGGCTCGGAGCCAAAATGTGATCGTCGTGAACGTCGGGTATCGGCTCGGCGTCTGGGGGTATGGCTGGTTCCGTCACCGCATTCCGGACGCGGACAGCAACCTCGGCCTGCGCGACCAAATCGCGGCGCTGGGTTGGGTGCAGGAGCACATTGCCGCGTTCGGTGGCGCGGCAGATCAAGTCACTCTGTTTGGCGAGTCTGCCGGCGGCTTTAGTGTGGCCACCTTGCTGGCGGTGCCCAGCGCCCGGTCGCTGTTCCACCGCGCGGTGGTGCAATCCGGTGCCGCCGACATGGTGGTCAGCCCGGAGGAAGCCCAGCGTGTTACGGAGTTGGTGTTGGCCGCCAACCCGGCACTGTTGGACGATCTCGAGCATGCACCGGCGGCGGAGTTTGTGCGCGCTCAGCGGGCCGCCATGAAAGAGCCGGTGGCGCGGGCCATGAGTGACCGCGTGCCGCAGTACGGCATGCCGTTCCTGCCGGCGGTGGACGGCGAGTTGCTGCCAGAGCCGCCGCTGCAGGCCATCGCCCGCGGTGTGGCGCGTGACAAATGGCTGTTGGCGGGTGCTTGCCGTGATGAATACCATCTGTTCGTCTATGCGCCGCCCTATAACGGCGGCAAATCCATGGACGCGCTGCGCGAGGTGGATGACAGCAGTCTGCAGAGCCGTTTCGAGCGATTGCTGCCGCAGCACCACCAGCAGGCCTGGCAGCTTTACAGCGAGCACGTCGATGTAGACCCGGCGCGCAGCCGGCTCGATATCTTCAGTGCGATGGAGTCTGACCGGCTGTTTCGGGTGCCGACCCGGCGGTTGCTGGATGCCCACGCGGCGGCCGGTGGCCAGAGCTGGGGCTACCTGTTCACCTGGCCCACCACGCTGATGGGCGTGCCGCTCGGCACCCCCCATGTGGTGGATGTGCCGTTTGTGTTCGACAACACCGAGTCGCCGCTGGGCCGACTGTTCACTGGCGGTGGACCGGGTGCGGCGGCACTGGCGCAGCAGGTGGCATCGGTGTGGGGCGGGCTGGCCCGCGGGGAGATGCCCCCCTGGCCAGCGTGGCAGGCCGGCCACGACGCGCCCCATTATTTCGGTCCCGATGGCAACGGCGAACCGTTGCTGCGCACCGCCTATGAACCGTTGTGGCAGGACGCACTGCCACCACCGACTGAGGAATCGTCATGA
- a CDS encoding BolA family protein → MSDTARTLERLVRDALPLSHFELENESHRHSGPATDSHFKLVLVSDAFAGQRPVQRHQRIYALVRELMPVPVHALALHTYTPEEWQQRGGEANPSPNCRGGSAQD, encoded by the coding sequence ATGAGCGATACTGCCCGCACACTGGAGCGCTTGGTGCGCGACGCTTTGCCGCTGAGCCACTTCGAGCTGGAGAACGAAAGCCACCGCCATAGCGGTCCGGCCACTGACTCCCATTTCAAACTGGTATTGGTGTCTGACGCCTTTGCTGGCCAGCGACCGGTGCAGCGTCACCAGCGTATCTACGCGTTGGTAAGGGAGTTGATGCCGGTGCCGGTGCATGCGCTGGCGCTGCATACCTATACGCCAGAGGAGTGGCAGCAGCGGGGCGGAGAAGCCAATCCGTCGCCGAACTGTCGCGGCGGTAGTGCGCAGGATTGA
- a CDS encoding OmpA family protein: MKQFKLAAMAAVLGTTVAVAGCSSTPPSYPDLTSAQQQLDGFRQDANVANYAPVQLREAERAVNNASQALQDKKDPTEINHLIYMAKGKLALTQAEAERRGAEERAKKLARDRDATILDARTREAAMLREELNAKKTDRGMVITLGDVLFATGQATLQPGARANLDKLVQYLNEYSDRTVSVEGHTDSTGSDAINRRLSQDRAEAVKGYLTSRGIAGSRVTAVGKSQDYPVASNSTAEGRQQNRRVEIIISQ; this comes from the coding sequence ATGAAACAATTTAAACTGGCCGCCATGGCCGCGGTATTGGGTACCACTGTCGCCGTTGCCGGCTGCTCATCCACGCCGCCGTCCTACCCGGACCTGACGTCCGCCCAGCAGCAGCTGGATGGCTTCCGCCAAGACGCTAATGTCGCCAACTACGCGCCGGTACAATTGCGTGAAGCCGAGCGTGCGGTGAACAATGCCTCCCAGGCGCTGCAGGACAAGAAAGATCCGACTGAGATCAACCACCTGATCTACATGGCAAAAGGCAAATTGGCGCTGACCCAGGCCGAAGCCGAACGCCGCGGCGCCGAAGAGCGTGCTAAGAAATTGGCCCGTGATCGCGACGCGACCATCCTCGACGCCCGCACCCGCGAAGCGGCCATGCTGCGTGAGGAACTGAACGCAAAAAAAACTGACCGTGGCATGGTGATTACCCTCGGTGACGTACTGTTCGCCACCGGCCAAGCCACGTTGCAGCCCGGCGCCCGCGCCAACCTGGACAAACTGGTGCAGTACCTGAATGAGTACAGCGACCGCACCGTGTCCGTGGAAGGCCATACCGACTCCACCGGCAGCGACGCTATCAACCGTCGCCTGTCGCAGGATCGCGCCGAGGCTGTGAAGGGTTACCTGACCTCCCGTGGTATCGCTGGCAGCCGCGTCACCGCGGTAGGCAAGAGCCAAGATTACCCGGTGGCCAGCAACAGCACTGCCGAAGGCCGACAGCAGAACCGTCGCGTGGAAATCATCATTTCCCAGTGA